A stretch of Sulfitobacter sp. THAF37 DNA encodes these proteins:
- the acuI gene encoding acryloyl-CoA reductase codes for MFNALIVNKDDEGKTSAAVEQIGIDDLPEGDVTVAVEYSTVNYKDGLCVGPGGGLVRNYPHVPGIDFAGTVEASDDDRYKPGDKVVLTGWRVGEAHWGGYAQKARVKADWLVPLPEGLDTRQAMAVGTAGFTAMLAVMALEDHGIKKGPVLVTGAAGGVGSVATAILANLGHEVAGVTGRPETEDYLKSLGASRIVPREEINETTKRPLEGETWGGCVDAVGGAMLARVLGQMEYGASVAAVGLAGGAALPATVIPFLLRGVNLLGIDSVMQPYDNRLRAWQRIAKDLPMDKLEAMVQPATLDDLPKLGADILNGQVKGRVVVDVNA; via the coding sequence ATGTTCAACGCACTCATTGTGAACAAGGACGACGAGGGCAAGACCTCTGCCGCGGTAGAGCAGATCGGCATTGACGATCTGCCCGAGGGTGATGTGACGGTTGCGGTGGAATATTCCACGGTCAATTACAAGGACGGCCTGTGCGTCGGACCGGGCGGCGGGCTGGTGCGGAATTATCCGCATGTACCGGGGATCGACTTTGCCGGCACGGTCGAGGCGTCGGACGACGACCGCTACAAACCCGGCGACAAGGTCGTGCTGACCGGCTGGCGCGTGGGCGAGGCGCATTGGGGCGGCTATGCGCAAAAGGCGCGGGTCAAGGCCGATTGGCTGGTACCACTGCCCGAGGGGCTGGACACCCGCCAGGCAATGGCCGTGGGCACCGCCGGGTTCACCGCGATGCTGGCGGTCATGGCGCTGGAGGATCACGGGATCAAGAAAGGCCCCGTGCTCGTCACCGGTGCGGCGGGCGGCGTCGGGTCGGTTGCGACGGCGATCCTGGCCAATCTCGGCCATGAGGTGGCAGGCGTTACCGGACGCCCCGAGACGGAGGACTACCTGAAAAGCCTCGGCGCCAGCCGGATCGTCCCGCGCGAAGAGATCAACGAGACAACCAAGCGGCCGCTTGAAGGCGAAACATGGGGCGGCTGCGTGGACGCCGTGGGCGGTGCCATGCTGGCGCGCGTGCTGGGTCAGATGGAATACGGCGCCTCGGTTGCCGCCGTCGGGCTGGCGGGTGGTGCCGCCTTGCCCGCCACGGTGATTCCCTTCCTGCTGCGGGGAGTGAACCTGTTGGGCATCGACAGCGTGATGCAGCCCTATGACAATCGCCTCCGCGCCTGGCAGCGCATCGCCAAGGACCTGCCGATGGACAAGCTGGAGGCAATGGTACAGCCCGCGACGCTGGACGATCTGCCGAAACTGGGCGCGGATATCCTCAACGGGCAGGTCAAGGGCCGCGTCGTCGTGGACGTCAACGCCTGA
- a CDS encoding DinB family protein yields MIDTGYVQMMARYNAWQNRQIMDIVKDMDDAALDHDHGAFFSSIRGTLNHLLWGDTMWLSRFCDDIPAPKTGADQSTTFTETTGDWEAARFRMDGRIRIWSETLSNIDLMGAFTWYSGIKKAHVTSNKALCVVHMFNHQTHHRGQVHAMLTAGGQAAPVSDLGFMPEDA; encoded by the coding sequence GTGATCGACACAGGCTATGTACAGATGATGGCGCGTTATAACGCCTGGCAGAACCGGCAGATCATGGACATTGTCAAAGACATGGACGATGCGGCGCTCGACCATGATCACGGGGCCTTCTTCAGCAGCATCCGCGGCACGCTGAACCACCTGCTGTGGGGGGATACCATGTGGTTGAGCCGTTTCTGCGACGACATTCCGGCGCCAAAGACCGGGGCGGATCAATCCACCACGTTTACCGAGACCACAGGCGACTGGGAGGCGGCGCGGTTCCGCATGGACGGTCGCATCCGCATCTGGTCTGAGACTTTGTCGAACATTGACCTTATGGGCGCGTTCACCTGGTATTCGGGCATCAAGAAAGCGCATGTGACCTCGAACAAGGCGCTCTGCGTGGTGCATATGTTCAATCACCAGACCCATCACCGGGGGCAGGTCCATGCCATGCTGACGGCGGGCGGGCAGGCGGCCCCGGTCAGCGACCTGGGCTTCATGCCGGAAGATGCATGA